A DNA window from Alicyclobacillus acidocaldarius subsp. acidocaldarius DSM 446 contains the following coding sequences:
- a CDS encoding metal-dependent hydrolase, translating into MPHIVVVQAAFVAATVVGALVPDLDQQDAKLTYTIEIVFGLPVLALAIVVMVLMHWATSLTAWGIALLLMFIFGAAHNVTRMLGLGALATILLDLAYHHRMPMEAAVLLAAWMVATMPAKHRTFTHSLLGLAVFGAGCYLSEPALSHLHLGVAAYGLILGYVLHMAADFIAGGVPLLWPWGKRQGVHLVKSFSAVDYLIGGIGIFTFVGLALV; encoded by the coding sequence ATGCCGCATATCGTCGTCGTCCAGGCTGCGTTTGTCGCGGCTACGGTGGTCGGAGCGCTGGTGCCGGATTTGGATCAGCAGGATGCCAAGCTGACCTACACCATCGAAATCGTGTTTGGCCTGCCGGTTTTGGCCCTGGCCATCGTGGTAATGGTGCTCATGCACTGGGCGACGTCGCTCACCGCATGGGGCATAGCACTCTTGCTCATGTTCATCTTCGGCGCAGCGCACAACGTCACGCGCATGCTCGGCTTGGGCGCCCTTGCGACCATTTTGCTCGACTTGGCGTACCACCATCGCATGCCGATGGAAGCCGCGGTATTGCTCGCCGCTTGGATGGTGGCGACGATGCCGGCCAAACACCGGACATTCACCCACAGCCTGCTGGGCCTCGCTGTGTTTGGAGCGGGCTGTTACCTGAGTGAGCCGGCGCTGAGTCACTTGCACCTGGGCGTTGCCGCGTACGGCCTCATCTTGGGGTATGTGCTCCACATGGCGGCGGACTTCATCGCGGGCGGTGTACCGCTCCTTTGGCCGTGGGGAAAGCGCCAAGGCGTGCACCTGGTGAAGTCGTTCAGCGCTGTCGACTACCTCATTGGTGGCATCGGGATTTTCACGTTTGTTGGACTCGCACTCGTGTAG
- a CDS encoding DUF6788 family protein — protein MAIRYDGWSIAAQYRRCGKSACRVCREGPGHGPYWYGSKTVDGRRLTKYFGKVPPVEQEIAQDEPSVLKELSRLREENENLRAQVAQLQAELAALRTPPALSDPPHPLEETKEASQDELTIHEQPRRRASVRSSDELTKADVEAIWCEETEGLDEEPDILAEVHDALVRNLFPVPTQDTTRLKTGTNPRKPYVCPFRATKRGGRLTFGSADKLVRTAIPWLIQSVKHQREWRELSRRRQQDRIAELLSTYRRMDTLELVHLVERMERAILMGDRTGWTVRLEELDEHVEVIRQVLQERNT, from the coding sequence ATGGCGATCCGATACGACGGGTGGAGCATTGCAGCACAATATCGCAGGTGCGGGAAATCGGCTTGTCGTGTGTGCCGAGAAGGCCCTGGCCACGGCCCGTACTGGTATGGCTCGAAGACCGTGGATGGACGGCGCTTGACTAAGTACTTTGGCAAAGTTCCGCCGGTAGAACAAGAAATCGCACAAGATGAACCGTCCGTGTTGAAAGAACTCTCCCGGTTACGCGAAGAAAACGAGAACTTACGCGCACAGGTCGCGCAGTTGCAGGCGGAACTTGCTGCTCTACGGACGCCGCCTGCTCTTTCGGACCCTCCACATCCCTTGGAGGAGACGAAGGAAGCCTCACAGGACGAGTTAACGATACATGAGCAACCAAGGCGAAGGGCGTCTGTGCGGTCGAGTGACGAGTTGACGAAGGCCGACGTCGAGGCAATTTGGTGCGAGGAAACTGAAGGCCTTGACGAAGAGCCAGACATCCTGGCGGAAGTTCACGATGCACTCGTGCGCAATCTGTTTCCTGTACCCACACAAGATACCACAAGACTCAAGACGGGCACGAACCCACGCAAACCGTACGTGTGTCCCTTTCGTGCGACAAAGCGCGGTGGACGCCTTACATTTGGCTCAGCCGATAAGCTCGTGCGGACGGCGATTCCGTGGCTCATCCAGTCCGTGAAACATCAGCGGGAGTGGCGTGAGCTAAGCCGCCGGAGACAACAAGATCGAATAGCCGAGCTGCTTTCTACCTATCGGCGGATGGATACCCTGGAACTCGTACATCTGGTGGAGCGAATGGAACGAGCCATATTGATGGGTGACCGCACGGGTTGGACAGTGCGCTTGGAGGAGTTGGATGAACATGTGGAAGTCATCCGCCAGGTACTCCAAGAACGCAACACCTAG